The following coding sequences lie in one Fusarium poae strain DAOMC 252244 chromosome 1, whole genome shotgun sequence genomic window:
- a CDS encoding hypothetical protein (TransMembrane:2 (n17-28c36/37o67-92i127-143o)), producing MYRTFNSRIALRAMSRGIAPATCIGAFVATRPVIRCDAPTLATGPPRRNRSFDVSPDTVRQLSSGSIAGFGVGVVVALFSRTLAFLAGVIAFSIHLASRWGLDIPRTLGIEKLLKNSSIWNKSKNRPLFTASFLATFILATFVRI from the exons TCGAGCCATGAGCCGAGGCATTGCCCCTGCGACTTGCATCGGAGCTTTCGTTGCAACACGACCTGTCATCCGCTGTGATGCGCCCACCCTAGCTACGGGACCTCCACGACGAAACCGCTCTTTTGATGTTTCCCCGGATACTGTCCGTCAGCTTTCTAGCGGAAGTATTGCTG GATTTGGAGTTGGGGTTGTAGTCGCCCTCTTTTCACGAACCCTTGCATTTCTTGCAGGAGTAATTGCCTTTTCCATTCAT CTCGCCTCCCGTTGGGGCTTGGATATTCCTCGAACCCTTGGTATTGAAAAACTGCTGAAGAATAGCTCGATCTGGAATAAGAGCAAGAACAGGCCATTGTTTACCGCCTCTTTCCTTGCAACATTTATACTAGCTACCTTTGTACGTATATAG
- a CDS encoding hypothetical protein (MEROPS:MER0003105~BUSCO:10558at5125) produces the protein MVFQTVTSLLRSAPRRLAAASRLSSRRWTSSETMAKLDSTSRLTRLRGLMNERNVQVYIIPSEDSHSSEYIAECDARRAYISGFTGSAGCAVVTLDSAALATDGRYFNQAASQLDDNWTLLKQGLQDVPTWQDWSAEQSSGGKNVGVDPTLISGSTAKGLAEKIRKNGGAELVAVDGNLVDMVWGDERPARPSENVIIQPDELAGESVLNKLNKVRQEIGKKHSPGFLVSMLDEIAWLFNLRGSDIPYNPVFFAYATVTPDAAKLYIDDSKLSDECRSHLTSNKVEIKPYDAIFEDSQALHAAVAEKRKADDKAPKGNFLISNKGSWALKRALGGDSSVDEIRSLIGDAKAIKTEAELKGMRDCHVRDGASLIQYFAWLEDQLVNKKVTLDEVQAADKLEALRKEKKDFVGLSFPTISSTGANAAIIHYGPERGNCATIDPEAIYLCDSGAQYRDGTTDTTRTLHFGTPTDAEREAYTLVLKGHISLDQAIFPKGTTGFALDSLARQHLWKNGLDYRHGTGHGVGSFLNVHEGPIGIGTRVQYAEVALAPGNVLSNEPGYYEDGKYGIRIENMVLVKEVKTKHSFGDKPFLGFEYVTMVPYCRNLIDTTLLTSEEKGWLNAYNEKVLEKTQGYFDGDDVTTAWLKRETVRID, from the exons ATGGTTTTCCAGACTGTGACCTCACTCCTCCGTTCGGCACCTCGTCGACTAGCTGCAGCTTCACGCTTATCGTCTCGCCGCTGGACCTCATCTGAAACCATGGCCAAACTCGATTCTACTTCCAGGCTCACCCGCCTGAGGGGCTTGATGAATGAGCGTAACGTCCAAGTTTACA TTATTCCTTCTGAGGACAGCCACTCGTCTGAGTACATCGCAGAATGCGATGCCAGGAGGGCTTACATCTCAGGTTTCACTGGCTCTGCTGGTTGTGCCGTTGTGACCCTGGACTCTGCTGCCCTTGCTACTGATGGTCGTTACTTCAACCAGGCTGCATCTCAACTCGACGATAATTGGACACTACTTAAACAAGGCCTTCAAGATGTCCCTACTTGGCAGGACTGGTCCGCCGAACAATCGTCCGGTGGGAAGAATGTGGGAGTTGACCCGACTCTCATTTCTGGCTCTACGGCCAAGGGTCTGGCTGAAAAGATTCGAAAGAACGGCGGTGCTGAACTGGTTGCTGTTGATGGAAACCTCGTCGATATGGTCTGGGGTGATGAGCGTCCTGCCCGTCCCTCAGAAAATGTCATCATCCAGCCAGACGAGCTTGCAGGAGAGTCTGTGTTGAACAAACTAAACAAGGTCCGCCAGGAGATAGGAAAGAAGCATTCTCCCGGCTTTCTTGTTTCTATGCTGGATGAGATTGCGTGGTTATTCAATCTGCGTGGTAGCGACATACCTTACAACCCCGTATTCTTTGCCTATGCCACGGTCACACCCGATGCTGCCAAGCTTTACATTGATGACTCTAAGTTGAGTGATGAGTGCCGCTCTCATCTCACTTCGAACAAGGTTGAGATCAAACCATACGATGCTATCTTTGAGGATTCTCAAGCACTCCACGCTGCTGTTGCCGAAAAGAGAAAAGCTGATGATAAGGCCCCCAAGGGAAACTTCCTGATCTCTAACAAGGGCTCATGGGCACTCAAGCGAGCTCTTGGAGGTGACTCTTCGGTTGATGAGATTAGAAGCCTGATTGGTGATGCAAAGGCCATCAAGACCGAGGCAGAACTTAAGGGTATGAGGGACTGCCATGTGCGGGACGGTGCTTCGCTCATCCAATATTTTGCTTGGCTCGAGGATCAGCTAGTGAACAAGAAGGTTACACTTGATGAAGTTCAGGCTGCCGACAAGCTTGAGGCGCTTcgcaaagaaaagaaggactTTGTTGGCTTATCGTTCCCGACTATCTCCTCTACTGGTGCAAA CGCTGCGATCATTCATTATGGCCCCGAGCGTGGAAACTGTGCCACGATTGACCCCGAAGCCATCTACCTTTGTGATTCTGGTGCTCAATACCGCGATGGCACCACCGACACCACTCGAACACTGCACTTTGGAACACCGACGGATGCTGAGAGGGAAGCATACACTTTGGTTCTGAAGGGACACATCTCTCTGGACCAAGCCATCTTTCCCAAGGGAACCACTGGTTTTGCCCTTGATAGCTTGGCGAGACAACATCTTTGG AAAAACGGACTGGATTATAGACATGGTACTGGACATGGAGTCGGATCATTCCTGAATGTGCACGAAGGTCCCATTGGCATCGGCACTCGTGTCCAATACGCCGAAGTGGCCCTTGCCCCAGGAAACGTATTGTCCAACGAGCCCGGTTACTATGAGGATGGAAAATACGGCATTCGAATCGAGAATATGGTTCTTGTCAAGGAAGTCAAGACTAAGCACTCCTTTGGTGACAAGCCTTTCTTGGGCTTTGAGTATGTCACCATGGTACCTTACTGTCGAAACCTGATCGATACGACACTACTCACTTCGGAAGAGAAGGGTTGGCTCAACGCCTACAATGAGAAGGTCCTTGAGAAGACGCAAGGTTATTTCGATGGTGATGACGTGACAACGGCCTGGCTCAAGAGAGAGACAGTGCGCATTGATTAA